A stretch of the Methylacidiphilum caldifontis genome encodes the following:
- the atpD gene encoding F0F1 ATP synthase subunit beta has product MKKGKVVQIIGPVVDVEFSDTEVPPIYNALKINYLKEGEPTTLTLEVQQHLGEGWVRAIAMSSTDGLKRGMEVEDTGQCIAVPVGPSVLGRIFNVLGDPIDEKGEVHAEKRLPIHRPAPSLLDQDIKATILETGIKVIDLICPFLRGGKVGAFGGAGVGKTVVIMELINNIAKAHGGFSVFSGVGERTREGNDLYNEMAEAKVIDLEDLSKSKVALVYGQMNEPPGARLRVGLSGLTMAEYFRDEMKQDVLLFIDNIFRFSQAGSEVSALLGRTPSAVGYQPTLASEMGALQERITSTRNGSITSFQAVYVPADDLTDPAPANTFAHLDSTIVLERSIAEQGIYPAVDPLASTSKALSPEVVGQEHYEVARGVQRVLQRYKDLQDIIAILGMDELSPEDKLIVYRARKIQRFLSQPFHVAEVFTGIKGQYVPIKETIRGFKEILEGKHDDVPEGNFYMKGTIDQIRS; this is encoded by the coding sequence ATGAAAAAAGGAAAAGTTGTACAAATTATTGGACCAGTTGTAGATGTTGAATTTTCAGATACAGAAGTTCCTCCTATTTATAACGCCTTAAAAATAAATTACCTGAAGGAAGGGGAGCCAACTACTTTGACCCTTGAAGTCCAACAACATCTTGGGGAAGGTTGGGTAAGAGCCATTGCGATGTCTTCAACGGATGGGTTAAAAAGAGGAATGGAAGTTGAAGACACCGGCCAGTGTATTGCTGTGCCCGTTGGACCATCCGTATTAGGAAGAATCTTTAACGTGCTTGGAGATCCTATTGATGAAAAAGGGGAAGTCCATGCAGAAAAAAGACTGCCTATTCATAGGCCAGCTCCAAGCTTATTGGATCAAGATATTAAAGCCACAATTCTAGAGACGGGAATAAAGGTTATTGATCTGATCTGTCCATTCCTGAGAGGAGGAAAGGTGGGAGCTTTTGGGGGGGCCGGTGTAGGGAAAACGGTGGTGATTATGGAGCTGATTAATAACATCGCTAAAGCTCATGGAGGATTTTCCGTTTTCTCCGGTGTAGGAGAAAGAACTCGTGAAGGCAATGATCTTTACAATGAAATGGCCGAGGCAAAAGTCATTGATTTAGAAGATCTTTCAAAATCAAAAGTAGCATTGGTCTATGGACAGATGAATGAACCTCCTGGGGCCAGATTACGGGTTGGGTTATCTGGCTTGACTATGGCTGAATATTTCAGAGATGAGATGAAACAGGATGTTCTTCTGTTCATCGATAATATCTTTCGATTTTCACAAGCAGGCTCTGAAGTTTCCGCTCTTCTTGGAAGAACACCTAGTGCCGTAGGCTATCAACCTACTCTAGCCTCCGAAATGGGAGCTTTGCAGGAAAGGATTACTTCTACTCGGAATGGTTCCATTACATCCTTTCAAGCTGTTTATGTTCCTGCGGATGATTTAACCGACCCAGCTCCCGCAAACACTTTTGCTCATCTTGACTCGACAATAGTTCTTGAAAGATCGATTGCCGAACAGGGGATTTATCCGGCTGTAGATCCTTTAGCTTCAACTTCAAAAGCGCTTAGCCCAGAGGTAGTAGGGCAAGAACATTATGAAGTAGCCAGAGGAGTGCAACGGGTTCTTCAAAGATACAAGGATTTGCAGGATATTATCGCTATTTTGGGCATGGACGAGCTTTCTCCCGAAGATAAGCTCATTGTGTATAGGGCAAGGAAAATCCAGCGATTTCTTAGCCAACCTTTTCATGTAGCTGAAGTTTTCACTGGCATTAAGGGTCAATATGTGCCGATTAAAGAGACTATTCGTGGCTTCAAAGAAATTCTTGAAGGTAAACATGACGATGTGCCCGAAGGTAATTTTTATATGAAAGGAACTATAGATCAGATTCGATCCTAA
- the atpG gene encoding ATP synthase F1 subunit gamma encodes MATTREIRRRIRSIKNTAQITKAMQMVAASKMRKAQQRAIEGRPYHSLFQEIVHSLIPQAGQLIHPLLQARTIQKEAVFVIGTDKGLCGPLNTNLLREIIKHHSPNHVYVSMGKKVRNYLSTLKGSKGENLLWADFELKDNLSFREAKRIGQFLIEKYLNKEIDAISIAYSHFVNPLIQKPIYRRIAPLSEVELMKKEEKKEQHSAESFIPFNFEPSPEELLNNILPFYVHWEIYQSILDNLASEHSARMVAMKSATENAKSLLQDLSLEYNKARQESITKEILEIATAQYAME; translated from the coding sequence ATGGCTACAACTAGGGAAATCCGAAGACGTATCAGATCTATAAAAAATACTGCTCAGATCACCAAAGCGATGCAGATGGTCGCTGCATCGAAAATGCGTAAAGCCCAACAAAGAGCCATTGAAGGAAGACCCTATCACAGTCTTTTCCAGGAAATTGTTCATAGTCTAATTCCTCAAGCTGGCCAACTGATTCATCCTTTACTGCAAGCAAGAACGATACAAAAAGAAGCTGTATTTGTGATTGGAACAGATAAAGGTCTATGTGGTCCATTGAATACCAATCTTCTTCGTGAAATTATCAAACATCATAGTCCAAACCATGTGTATGTCAGCATGGGAAAGAAGGTCAGAAATTATCTGTCTACTCTAAAAGGGAGCAAAGGAGAAAATTTGCTTTGGGCTGATTTCGAACTCAAAGATAACCTTTCTTTCCGGGAGGCAAAAAGGATAGGTCAGTTTCTTATTGAAAAATATCTTAATAAAGAAATTGATGCCATTTCAATCGCCTATTCTCATTTTGTCAACCCACTCATTCAAAAGCCTATTTATCGACGCATTGCTCCGCTCAGTGAAGTGGAATTAATGAAAAAAGAAGAAAAAAAAGAACAGCACTCTGCAGAAAGTTTTATTCCCTTTAACTTCGAGCCCTCTCCAGAAGAACTGCTCAACAATATTTTACCCTTTTACGTCCACTGGGAAATCTATCAATCTATTCTGGATAACCTGGCCTCGGAACATAGCGCAAGAATGGTAGCGATGAAAAGCGCCACAGAGAATGCCAAAAGTTTGCTTCAAGATTTATCCTTGGAATACAACAAAGCCAGGCAAGAATCGATAACAAAAGAAATTCTGGAAATTGCAACCGCGCAATATGCGATGGAATAA
- the atpF gene encoding F0F1 ATP synthase subunit B — translation MEDTLHQLGIEWNKLIAQIINFVIVLWVLNRFAFRPVLKILEERRQKIAESLQNAEKIKQELAEAEEARKEILRKANEQASLIVAEAQKVATFQGEKKIQEAVEEAKRILQKAEETARLEREKAKEEMRREILKLVVDISSKVVGKTLSSDDQERLKNEVLSRLPQREVSDAYSRN, via the coding sequence ATGGAAGACACCTTACACCAACTGGGCATTGAATGGAATAAACTCATTGCTCAAATCATAAATTTTGTTATTGTACTATGGGTTCTTAATCGCTTTGCCTTCAGACCCGTACTTAAGATTTTGGAAGAAAGGAGACAAAAAATTGCCGAAAGTCTCCAAAATGCTGAAAAGATAAAACAAGAACTGGCTGAAGCTGAAGAAGCCAGAAAAGAAATATTGCGTAAGGCAAATGAGCAAGCTTCCTTAATCGTTGCTGAAGCGCAAAAAGTGGCCACATTTCAAGGCGAAAAGAAAATTCAAGAAGCCGTTGAGGAGGCAAAAAGGATTCTACAAAAAGCAGAAGAGACAGCCAGGCTTGAAAGAGAAAAGGCAAAAGAAGAAATGCGCAGGGAAATATTAAAGCTTGTGGTTGATATAAGCTCTAAAGTTGTAGGAAAGACGCTTTCTTCCGATGATCAGGAACGGTTGAAAAACGAAGTATTAAGCAGATTGCCTCAAAGAGAGGTTTCAGATGCCTATTCTAGAAATTAA
- the atpA gene encoding F0F1 ATP synthase subunit alpha, with protein MDISLLQEIEEKISELKLEIGKSNVGVVREIGDGVVKIEGLSDVGMNEVIEFPHRLDEFGQPIRALCLNLEETEVGGVILGDYLPIREGDEVRTTGKLLRVPVGKELLGRVINPLGQALDGKGPILTQKSYPVEKIAPGIIKRRSVNQPVQTGIVAIDAMIPIGRGQRELIIGDRSTGKTTIAIDTIINQAHLNRANEKDPSYRPLYSIYVAIGQKNANISRVIDTLEKHGALAYTVVVVGSASDPVTLQYLAPFAGTAIGEWFMDNGMDALIVYDDLSKHAAAYRQISLVLKRPSGREAYPGDIFYLHSRLLERSARLNEKSGGGSLTALPIIETQAGDVSAYIPTNVISITDGQIYLETDLFYQGIRPAINVGLSVSRVGSSAQLKAVKQVAGKIKLELAQFRELAAFAQFATDLDPATKAKLDRGSRIVEIFKQPQYSPVPVEIQVAVLWAVQNGYFDKIALEKAKQVQTKLVDYLESREPTILESIKSKKALDDDIIKSLRQALDNFFQGLVE; from the coding sequence ATGGACATTTCTCTTCTCCAAGAAATAGAAGAAAAAATATCTGAACTTAAACTTGAAATCGGCAAATCAAATGTAGGGGTTGTGAGGGAAATAGGCGATGGGGTTGTAAAGATCGAGGGCTTAAGTGATGTAGGCATGAACGAAGTGATAGAGTTTCCTCACCGGCTCGATGAATTTGGACAGCCTATAAGGGCTCTCTGCTTAAACCTCGAAGAAACCGAGGTGGGCGGAGTCATCCTGGGAGACTATTTACCCATTCGTGAGGGAGATGAAGTCAGAACGACAGGCAAACTTCTTCGTGTTCCCGTAGGTAAAGAGCTTTTAGGTCGGGTAATCAATCCTTTAGGACAAGCTCTTGATGGGAAAGGTCCTATATTAACGCAAAAGAGCTATCCGGTAGAAAAAATTGCCCCTGGTATTATAAAACGCAGAAGTGTCAATCAACCTGTGCAAACCGGTATTGTAGCCATCGATGCCATGATTCCCATCGGAAGGGGACAAAGAGAACTGATTATTGGGGACAGGTCGACAGGCAAAACAACAATCGCAATCGATACTATCATTAATCAGGCCCATCTGAACAGGGCTAATGAAAAGGATCCATCTTACAGACCTCTTTATTCCATCTATGTGGCTATAGGTCAGAAAAACGCCAACATTTCTAGGGTTATTGACACACTTGAAAAACATGGTGCGTTGGCTTATACCGTAGTTGTTGTGGGATCGGCCTCTGATCCCGTCACTTTGCAATACTTAGCTCCTTTTGCAGGAACAGCAATCGGGGAATGGTTTATGGATAATGGTATGGATGCTTTAATCGTATATGACGATTTATCAAAGCATGCCGCTGCTTATAGGCAAATTTCTCTGGTTTTAAAAAGACCCTCGGGTAGAGAGGCCTATCCAGGAGATATCTTTTATCTTCACTCCAGACTTCTTGAAAGATCGGCCAGGCTTAACGAAAAAAGTGGAGGAGGCAGTTTAACCGCATTGCCTATTATTGAAACTCAGGCAGGGGATGTTTCAGCCTACATTCCTACAAATGTTATCTCTATAACCGATGGACAGATATATTTAGAAACCGATCTTTTTTATCAAGGCATAAGACCAGCCATTAATGTTGGGCTTTCTGTTTCTCGCGTGGGTTCTTCAGCTCAACTCAAAGCTGTTAAACAGGTTGCTGGCAAAATAAAACTTGAACTTGCCCAGTTCAGGGAATTGGCTGCATTCGCCCAGTTTGCTACAGATCTTGATCCGGCAACAAAAGCTAAACTTGATCGTGGAAGTCGAATTGTGGAAATTTTCAAGCAACCCCAATATTCTCCTGTTCCAGTAGAAATACAAGTGGCGGTGCTATGGGCAGTCCAAAATGGATATTTTGATAAGATAGCCCTAGAAAAGGCAAAACAGGTTCAAACAAAACTTGTTGATTATCTCGAGAGTAGAGAGCCTACCATTCTTGAATCGATCAAATCTAAAAAGGCCTTGGACGACGATATTATTAAATCTCTTCGGCAAGCATTAGATAACTTTTTCCAAGGCCTTGTCGAATAA
- a CDS encoding pseudouridine synthase — MKAHLGIVFPIRINRYLASCGLGSRRSCETLVREGRIKVNGLIVRTLGQRIYPEDKVELDGNQLLCPQQKQTFLFYKPRGIVCSRKNAFGEKTIYDLLPPSVQSLFYVGRLDKESEGLLLLTNDGLLANKILHPKYHFTKSYIVSLGRAFDEKDKKDLLKGMYIEGKRVKAEEVIIQEENKLKVVLTQGMKRQIRIMLSILGYKVIRLRRIAIGPLTLGKMKPGELRPLTEKEKKSLYRACELL, encoded by the coding sequence ATGAAAGCCCATCTTGGAATTGTATTCCCAATCAGGATTAATCGTTATCTGGCTTCTTGCGGCCTTGGTTCAAGAAGAAGTTGTGAAACCCTTGTCCGTGAAGGACGGATTAAGGTAAACGGTCTTATAGTCAGAACTCTTGGACAAAGAATCTATCCTGAAGACAAAGTAGAGTTAGACGGCAACCAGCTATTATGCCCACAACAAAAACAAACTTTTTTGTTTTACAAGCCAAGAGGAATAGTCTGTAGCCGAAAGAATGCCTTTGGAGAAAAAACGATCTACGATCTTTTACCTCCCTCTGTTCAGTCGCTATTCTATGTGGGTAGGCTTGATAAAGAAAGTGAAGGGCTTCTCCTTTTGACCAATGATGGGTTGTTAGCCAACAAAATTCTTCATCCCAAATATCACTTTACAAAAAGCTATATTGTTAGCCTTGGAAGAGCCTTTGACGAAAAAGATAAAAAAGATCTTCTTAAAGGTATGTATATCGAAGGAAAAAGAGTTAAGGCAGAAGAGGTAATCATTCAAGAGGAAAACAAGTTAAAAGTTGTATTAACTCAAGGGATGAAGAGACAAATCCGGATAATGTTATCGATTCTTGGATACAAAGTCATTAGGCTTAGAAGAATAGCTATAGGCCCTCTTACTCTTGGAAAAATGAAGCCGGGAGAGCTACGTCCCTTAACAGAAAAAGAAAAAAAATCCCTCTATAGAGCTTGCGAACTTTTATGA
- a CDS encoding DUF971 domain-containing protein, which translates to MIFPRHVDIVGHYLAIQWNDQSESLILLEKLRKNCPCALCQGESTILTQKKAPSLSYSPQSMELKETRIVGSYGLQCFWADGHQTGIYPFSLLYELGKENS; encoded by the coding sequence ATGATTTTTCCAAGACACGTTGATATCGTTGGTCATTATTTAGCTATTCAATGGAATGATCAGTCGGAGTCCTTGATTCTCCTTGAGAAACTAAGAAAAAACTGCCCTTGTGCCCTTTGCCAGGGTGAAAGCACGATACTTACTCAAAAAAAAGCTCCATCCCTTTCCTATAGTCCTCAAAGCATGGAATTAAAAGAAACACGGATTGTAGGCAGTTACGGACTCCAATGCTTTTGGGCAGATGGACATCAAACTGGAATTTATCCCTTTTCTTTGCTTTACGAACTGGGGAAAGAAAATAGTTGA
- a CDS encoding ATPase — MVSGNVAIGLAALGGAVGVGLAALGAAGAIGRNPGAFGLVFTTALLGMALSEGLAILVFFVVGK; from the coding sequence ATGGTTTCTGGAAATGTAGCCATCGGTTTGGCTGCTTTAGGTGGTGCTGTTGGAGTAGGACTGGCTGCTTTGGGTGCAGCTGGAGCCATAGGGAGAAATCCGGGGGCATTTGGTCTTGTATTCACGACAGCTTTGCTAGGTATGGCCTTGTCAGAAGGATTGGCCATCTTGGTCTTCTTCGTTGTCGGAAAATAA
- the argH gene encoding argininosuccinate lyase, producing MNSNNPLWGGRFNEKPSSVFLEFSQSISFDWRLYSQDIRGSIAHARMLEKIGIINATESEEIQKGLTEILQEIEQGQFSWSTELEDIHMNIESALIKKTKAGLKLHTARSRNDQIATTMRLWLKEEVQKILTLLSRLQAVLVSWAEDNLDVVIPGYTHLQRAQPVCLSHQILAYVEMLERDKERFQECYKHADVLVLGSGALAGSTLPLDREYVARLLGFEKIAENSMDAVSDRDFVLDFLYGASTLGVHLSRFAEDMILWSTSEWGFLELPDSFSSGSSLMPNKKNPDCFELLRGKSARLISNLTRLSILLRSLPLTYNRDMQEDKEPLFDSADTVELCLEMLIAVVPNLKIKKHRCMHQSQDPLLYATDIADWLVEKQVPFREAHHKVGELVGYCQKNSLLLSAVPESILETIHPELPKQWKTFFDPQKSLERKKTLGSPNPDFVRKRIQFWKEKLKKFQNS from the coding sequence ATGAATAGCAACAACCCTCTATGGGGAGGTCGTTTCAATGAAAAGCCTTCTTCAGTGTTTTTAGAATTTAGTCAATCAATAAGCTTTGATTGGAGGCTTTACAGCCAGGATATTCGGGGAAGCATCGCCCATGCTCGAATGCTGGAAAAAATTGGCATTATTAATGCCACAGAAAGTGAAGAAATTCAAAAAGGGTTAACGGAGATTCTTCAAGAGATAGAGCAAGGACAATTCAGCTGGTCAACAGAGCTTGAAGATATCCACATGAATATTGAAAGCGCTCTTATTAAAAAAACAAAAGCAGGTCTCAAACTCCATACGGCTAGGAGCAGAAATGATCAAATTGCGACAACGATGCGTTTGTGGCTAAAAGAAGAAGTCCAAAAAATACTAACTCTTCTTAGCCGGCTGCAAGCCGTTTTGGTCTCTTGGGCTGAAGACAATTTGGATGTCGTTATCCCTGGCTACACACATCTTCAAAGGGCTCAACCTGTCTGTTTATCCCACCAGATTCTGGCTTATGTTGAAATGCTAGAGAGAGATAAGGAAAGGTTTCAAGAATGCTATAAGCATGCGGATGTTTTAGTGTTGGGCAGTGGTGCCTTGGCAGGAAGCACGCTCCCTTTAGACAGGGAGTATGTGGCCAGGTTGTTAGGCTTTGAGAAGATAGCCGAAAATTCAATGGATGCGGTCAGCGATCGAGACTTTGTTCTAGATTTTCTCTATGGAGCATCTACATTGGGTGTTCATCTATCACGGTTTGCGGAAGATATGATTCTTTGGTCTACAAGCGAGTGGGGGTTTTTGGAATTACCTGATTCGTTTTCTTCTGGTTCAAGCTTGATGCCCAACAAAAAAAACCCGGATTGCTTTGAACTTTTGCGTGGAAAATCGGCTCGGTTGATCTCGAATCTAACCAGGTTATCTATTCTCCTCAGATCACTGCCCTTGACCTACAATAGGGACATGCAGGAAGATAAAGAACCACTGTTCGATTCCGCAGACACCGTTGAGCTCTGTCTTGAAATGCTTATAGCTGTGGTACCCAATCTAAAGATCAAAAAACACCGTTGCATGCATCAGTCTCAAGATCCTCTTCTTTATGCCACTGACATCGCCGATTGGCTTGTAGAAAAACAGGTTCCCTTTAGGGAAGCCCACCATAAAGTGGGTGAGTTGGTGGGTTATTGCCAAAAAAACTCCCTTTTGCTGTCCGCTGTTCCAGAGTCTATTTTAGAAACCATACATCCCGAGCTCCCAAAGCAATGGAAAACATTCTTTGATCCCCAAAAATCCCTGGAAAGGAAAAAAACTCTCGGCTCACCTA
- the tilS gene encoding tRNA lysidine(34) synthetase TilS, protein MKEIKSAVNPFKEALKFLPADILCGISGGVDSIVLLHSLVESGKRPVVLHFKHGWRKEEEYDAKLVEETAKELGVEFITGKSKKSLPQSEAIAREDRFRFFKTVAEQKNCFNLVLAHHADDQVETFLMQLIRGTGSRGWGMDKQTSFGKLIIYRPFLEFWKSDIISFAQKRNYRWVEDQTNDNALFLRNRIRKELIPFLENRFSRSIKKSLWKFCEVLREEKKWMTSLVQDLSSSHTLRLADLESAPIGKKRLILALWLKKRGISDISFDDIESIRKLIEEQGKKKCNLSRKAAVILTKGELLLTTQ, encoded by the coding sequence ATGAAAGAAATAAAGTCGGCTGTCAATCCCTTTAAAGAAGCCTTGAAATTTCTTCCAGCCGATATCCTTTGTGGAATCTCTGGAGGAGTAGACTCCATTGTCCTTCTCCATAGTTTGGTAGAATCAGGGAAAAGACCAGTCGTCTTACATTTCAAACACGGCTGGAGAAAGGAAGAAGAATATGATGCAAAACTCGTTGAGGAAACGGCAAAAGAACTCGGTGTTGAATTCATAACAGGAAAATCTAAAAAATCACTACCCCAAAGCGAAGCTATAGCTAGAGAAGATCGTTTCAGATTTTTTAAAACCGTAGCAGAGCAAAAAAACTGTTTTAACCTTGTTTTAGCGCATCATGCTGATGACCAGGTAGAAACCTTCTTGATGCAACTGATAAGGGGGACAGGAAGCAGGGGATGGGGAATGGACAAGCAAACTAGTTTTGGAAAACTCATTATCTATAGACCCTTTCTCGAATTCTGGAAATCTGATATTATCAGTTTTGCTCAAAAAAGAAATTATCGATGGGTAGAGGATCAAACCAATGACAATGCTCTTTTTCTTAGAAACAGGATTAGAAAAGAACTTATCCCATTTTTAGAGAATCGGTTTTCTAGATCAATCAAAAAATCCTTATGGAAATTTTGTGAGGTGTTAAGGGAAGAAAAAAAATGGATGACCAGCCTTGTTCAAGATTTGTCATCTTCTCACACACTCCGCTTAGCCGATTTAGAAAGTGCTCCCATTGGGAAAAAACGATTAATTCTAGCTCTTTGGCTTAAAAAAAGAGGAATTAGCGACATCAGCTTCGATGATATTGAGTCCATTCGAAAACTGATCGAAGAACAGGGCAAAAAAAAATGCAATTTAAGCAGAAAAGCTGCTGTCATATTAACTAAAGGTGAACTCCTTTTAACCACGCAATGA
- the atpC gene encoding ATP synthase F1 subunit epsilon gives MSMTLQLVTPDGVTFSEEVEQVTLPAIDGEMGIYPNHEPLITQIVPGELSYTKNGGKKYFLAIGEGFVKITAKNVSILVDMALREEEIEEKKVEEAIARAQAAIKQKLIGEEELAATQAILLKSMAQLKVKRRRHGSGAPPATS, from the coding sequence ATGAGCATGACATTGCAACTGGTTACTCCAGATGGAGTGACCTTTTCAGAAGAAGTTGAGCAGGTCACCTTGCCAGCTATTGATGGAGAAATGGGTATTTATCCTAATCATGAACCTCTAATAACCCAAATCGTTCCCGGTGAATTATCCTATACAAAAAATGGCGGTAAAAAATATTTTCTGGCTATTGGAGAAGGATTTGTAAAAATAACGGCTAAAAATGTATCCATTCTTGTCGATATGGCTTTAAGAGAAGAGGAAATAGAAGAGAAGAAAGTAGAGGAAGCTATTGCTCGGGCCCAAGCTGCCATAAAGCAAAAACTTATTGGAGAAGAGGAACTCGCAGCTACTCAAGCCATACTCCTGAAATCCATGGCACAATTAAAAGTCAAACGTAGAAGGCATGGCTCTGGAGCACCTCCAGCAACAAGTTAA
- a CDS encoding F0F1 ATP synthase subunit delta, which translates to MKISREAKRQAKVLFKLCQKNGSIDTIKLKEVINRLLEEKPRRYLEVLERLRQLVTHEVAKNTYVVQSPIELPDQGKTVFEKLEKIFGPALEKKYQICPELIGGIRIQVGSDVWDGSIAYKLKNLEASLNK; encoded by the coding sequence ATGAAAATTAGTAGAGAAGCTAAACGCCAAGCTAAAGTTCTTTTTAAGTTATGCCAAAAGAATGGCTCTATCGATACGATAAAACTTAAAGAAGTGATCAATAGGCTATTAGAGGAAAAGCCTAGGCGTTATTTAGAAGTTCTAGAGAGGCTCAGACAACTCGTTACCCATGAAGTCGCTAAAAATACCTATGTGGTTCAAAGTCCCATAGAGCTTCCAGATCAAGGTAAAACGGTTTTTGAAAAGCTTGAAAAAATCTTTGGCCCAGCTCTAGAAAAGAAATATCAGATCTGTCCGGAGCTGATCGGTGGGATTAGAATTCAGGTGGGTAGCGATGTATGGGATGGGTCAATAGCCTATAAACTTAAAAATCTCGAGGCAAGCTTAAATAAATAA